In Cynocephalus volans isolate mCynVol1 chromosome 3, mCynVol1.pri, whole genome shotgun sequence, one DNA window encodes the following:
- the DNAJC30 gene encoding dnaJ homolog subfamily C member 30, mitochondrial, translating to MAATLGLKRPRLIPWRLWQAWGAPQDSTSGLGLGARTYSRGDGPYSRTVLYELLGVPSTATQGQIKAAYYRQSFLYHPDRNSGSAEAAERFTRISQAYLVLGSATLRRKYDRGLLSDEDLRGPGVRPSKTPSADPAPSRAPPAASRAYGGGRAAPGANRTMFDFDAFYQAHYGEQLEREQRLRARREALRKQQEDRAKKGIDWDETRDTVLIFFFLTIFVIIGFRI from the coding sequence ATGGCAGCCACGCTAGGTCTGAAGCGGCCGCGGCTGATACCATGGAGGTTATGGCAGGCCTGGGGAGCTCCACAAGATTCGACATCGGGCCTGGGCCTGGGAGCGAGGACTTATTCCCGGGGCGACGGCCCATACTCGCGCACGGTGCTCTATGAGCTGCTCGGCGTCCCTTCCACTGCCACACAGGGGCAAATCAAGGCGGCCTACTATCGGCAGAGCTTCCTCTATCATCCCGACCGTAACTcggggagcgccgaggctgccgAACGCTTCACGCGCATCTCCCAGGCCTACCTGGTGCTGGGCAGTGCCACACTCCGTCGCAAGTATGACCGCGGCCTGCTTAGCGACGAGGACCTGCGCGGACCTGGCGTCCGGCCTTCCAAGACGCCTTCAGCTGACCCTGCCCCGTCCCGCGCCCCGCCGGCCGCCTCTCGGGCCTACGGTGGTGGTCGCGCCGCTCCGGGCGCCAACCGCACCATGTTCGACTTTGACGCCTTCTACCAGGCGCACTACGGGGAACAGCTAGAGCGCGAACAGCGTCTAAGGGCCCGGCGGGAGGCCCTTCGCAAGCAGCAGGAGGACCGGGCCAAGAAGGGCATCGACTGGGACGAAACCCGAGACACggtgttaattttctttttcctcacaatCTTCGTCATCATCGGCTTTCGTATTTAA
- the BUD23 gene encoding probable 18S rRNA (guanine-N(7))-methyltransferase: MASRVRRPEHGGPPELFYDKNEAQKYVRNSRMIDVQTKMAGRALELLYLPEGQPCYLLDIGCGSGLSGGYLSDEGHYWVGIDISPAMLDAALDREMTGDLLLGDMGQGIPFKPGSFDGCISISAVQWLCTANKKSDNPAKRLYCFFSSLYSVLVRGARAVLQLYPENSEQLEFITTQATKAGFTGGVVVDYPNSAKAKKFYLCLFSGPSTSIPMGLNEDEDGEEARESMFTNRRVPYRIARQGLVRKSREWVLEKKERRRRQGKEVRPDTQYTGRKRKPRF, from the exons ATGGCGTCTCGTGTCCGCAGACCGGAGCACGGTGGACCCCCGGAGCTG TTTTACGACAAGAATGAAGCCCAGAAATACGTTCGCAA CTCACGGATGATTGATGTCCAGACCAAGATGGCTGGGCGAGCATTGGAACTCCTTTATCTGCCTGAGGGTCAGCCCTGTTACCTTTTGGATATTGG CTGTGGTTCTGGGCTGAGTGGAGGTTATCTCTCAGATGAGGGACACTATTGGGTGGGCATTGACATCAGCCCTGCCATGCTGG ATGCAGCCTTGGATCGGGAAATGACGGGAGACCTGCTTCTGGGGGACATGGGCCAGGGCATCCCGTTCAAACCAGGCTCCTTTGATGGTTGTATCAG CATTTCTGCTGTGCAATGGCTCTGTACTGCTAACAAGAAGTCCGACAACCCTGCCAAGCGCCTgtactgctttttttcttctctttattctgttctc gTCCGTGGAGCCCGAGCTGTCCTACAGCTGTACCCTGAGAACTCAGAGCAG TTGGAGTTCATCACTACCCAGGCCACAAAGGCTGGCTTCACCGGTGGTGTGGTGGTGGACTACCCCAACAGTGCCAAAGCAAAGAA GTTCTACCTCTGTTTGTTTTCCGGGCCTTCAACCTCTATACCAATG GGACTGAACGAAGATGAGGATGGAGAAGAGGCCAGGGAGTCCATGTTCACTAATAGAAG GGTCCCGTACAGGATTGCGCGGCAGGGGTTGGTGAGAAAGAGCCGAGAGTGGGTGCTGGAGAAGAAGGAGCGCCGCAGGCGTCAGGGCAA GGAAGTCAGACCTGACACTCAGTACACCGGCCGCAAGCGCAAACCCCGCTTTTAA